The stretch of DNA GGCTTTCGTCCGATCATCTTCGACACCATCGTCAATCAGGACATTCGTGAGATTCTCGCAACGTCCAATGGTTTCATGATCGACATTTTCTCGACCTTCCTCGCCCCGCTCGAGCAGGAACTGACCGAGCATTCTTCCTACACCGTCGGCAAATCCCATTCGATCGGGCACAACTCCAATTACATGGAGCGCATCGAGGCGGTGAACTTCGCCCTCGACAACGACGACGGTGCGCGCACGCACTATTACGACAAGGCCGATCTGATACTAGTGGGCGTGTCGCGTTGTGGTAAGACGCCGACGTGTCTGTACATGGCGATGCAATTCGGTATTCGTGCGGCCAACTATCCGCTGACCGAAGACGACATGGAGCGCCTGACCCTGCCAGCCGCCCTGCGCGCCCACCAGCACAAGCTGTTCGGCCTGACCATCGACCCGGATCGTCTCACCGCGATCCGTAACGAGCGCAAACCCAACAGCCGCTATTCAAGCTACGCCCAGTGCGAATTCGAAGTGCGCGAAGTGGAAAACCTGTTCCGCCGCGAGAACATCCCGAACATCAACTCCACGCATTTTTCGGTGGAAGAGATTTCGGCGAAGATTCTGGTGGAAAAAGGCGTGGAGCGGCGTTTCAAATAGTTTTGTGGCGCCTGATCTGACGCCATCGCGAGCAGGCTCACTCCTACAGTTGATCTCCAGTGGACACAGATCATGTG from Pseudomonas sp. TH06 encodes:
- a CDS encoding pyruvate, water dikinase regulatory protein, translated to MKRSAFFISDGTGITAETLGQSLLAQFENITFSKFTRPYIDSVEKARAMVQQINKAAETDGFRPIIFDTIVNQDIREILATSNGFMIDIFSTFLAPLEQELTEHSSYTVGKSHSIGHNSNYMERIEAVNFALDNDDGARTHYYDKADLILVGVSRCGKTPTCLYMAMQFGIRAANYPLTEDDMERLTLPAALRAHQHKLFGLTIDPDRLTAIRNERKPNSRYSSYAQCEFEVREVENLFRRENIPNINSTHFSVEEISAKILVEKGVERRFK